The segment GCTGCTTTTCACAAGTACTAATTACATGATTCTTGCAGAAGAAAATATTATTGATGTAAGCTCTATGATGACCACGATTGAAACATTATCCGCAAATCCAAGAGGTTATGAAAATAAGGAAATAGAGCTTGCAAGACAATTTATTATTGACAAATTCAATGATTATGGATTAGAAGTAACGACCCAAGAATTTGAAACTAATCTTACCGATTGGAATGGAAATAAATTTGTAGCGGTTAATATTATTGGTACATTGAAGTCAAACACAGAAGTTAAAACCGATGATATCTTAATCATCGGTGCACACTATGACGGTATTAATAATATTCCTGCCGCAAATGACAATGCTTCCGGTATATCGGTTATGTTGGAGCTTATACGGCTTTTGCACGATATACCAACAGATACGGAAATTCGCTTTGTTGCTTTTGACGCGGAAGAAATGGGGTTGATTGGTTCGGAATACTATGCCAGTCATTTAGGGGATGACATAAACCGTACAATTGGAATGCTTAATATTGATATGATTGGATCAACAAAAGCGGGATCTGTAAGCATATTCTCCAGTAATGGAAATGAAAATTACTTGTCGGATATATTGAAAAAGAACAAAAAGTATACTAACATTGCGGTATCAAGAGATTTTGGCAGAAGCGACCATATGTCTTTCTATCCGAAGCAAATCCCTGATTTGAATTTTGCACATAAACCGATTCAAAATGAATACCATTGTGAAAACGATATAATTGAGAACATAAACCCCAATATGCTTGCATATGTTGCAAATGCAGTACAAATCATTGCACTTGAAATAATGAGTGAGAGTACACCATCTTATATATCAATCGCCAAACCTATTCCTGATAATACTGTTTATACAATTGAAAACAATATCAGAATTCCTTTCGGATGGCTAACGGAATTTGAAAAGACAACCGGTATTAAGCTAAGTCAAATCCCGTCTGCCGACACAAATGCGGTCTATCAAGCCAAAGTAAAAATGTTTGGGATGCCTGAAATTCTTACGCTTACAGCATCATCGGGTATAGGCGTTATTGGAGGAGTGGAGCATTTCTCTGTAAATATGCAGCAAGTCGGAATTACATTTGAGAAGTTAAACGAAGTGTTGACAAATTTATTTGGTTCACCTTCTCAAAACGAGATTCAAGAAACAGATACTGTTATATATGACTGGCACAATATTTTTGGAAACACATACAGCATTATACTTAACAAGAGTAACAATACTTATTCTTTTCATATTGTATGGTATAGAGGCGCTCCTGATGCGGAAGGATATACCATAAATGGTGGCGAGCTTGTCCGTATGGAACAAGCAGTTGGTTCTGTAAGTGTACACATAACAGAAAAGGATGGTGAAATTATTCATGAGGAACATAAGAATTTGCCCTCGAACACATTGCCTATTACGGACAACGCAAAAAGGGCTTGGGCAAAAATCAAACCATATTTATCTGATGATGAAATCAATACAATCGTATTTCTCTGTATATCTACTGATGGTATAGGCGGCGGACAACCTATTAGCATAGAAAAGCACATATTTGACGAAGAAGAATTTGAAAATAAAATAAAGAGCATAAAAGATAAAGAGTATTATATGGACTATTCTCCGACAGGTACATATCTATATTTAGATGATATTGATCTGCTAAATTCGCAAGGGAATTGTTTCGTTGAGTCAAATCTATCAAAAAACCTCTCTATTGCTCGTGCAACAGCCAGAGGAAAAGGCTGTACGGATATCCCTTCCGAATGGGCGGTAAATGATGTTGTAAATGCTATTAAAGCAGATATTTTACCAAGTGAGTTACAGTCAAACTATCAAACAAACATCACAAGAGAACAATTTTGCGACCTTGCTTTTGCGCTTCTTGAAAAAATTTCCGGATTAAAATGGCATACTGCACAGGATATGCTATTTGAGGATACGAATAATATGTCGGTTGGTACATTGTATAAGCAGGGTATTATAAATGGAAAGGCAAAAGGAATCTTTGCGCCTCATGACTTTATAACCCGTGAGGAAGCGGCGACTATACTTGATAGAATTTGTGAGTACGTGGATATTTCGGGTAATGATGTTTATGACTTCCGCTTTCATGATGATGAAGCAATATCCGAATGGGCAAAAAGCGGCGTTTATCATATGCAGTTTATAGGCATTATGAACGGTGTCGGAGATGATTTGTTTGCACCGCAAGACACATATACTGTAGAGCAGGCTATCTTAACTATGGTTAGGATTTATGATTACCACTAAAATAATTTCAAGAAAGCCATTAACAAAACTTACCATTATCGTTATTTTTCGATAGTGGTAAGTTTTTTATAGAAACTTCTCGAAACATGAAGAATTTTAACAGGGCAATCTGATTATACTTAGCAATGTGAAACAACATAAAAATAGTGTGATAGGTAATCATCACAAAAATGGTTACGCTATCACACCTCAACTAAACGAAGTCCCGACACACCGTCGTCGGTAAAATGGACTATATTGGTGTAGCCGTTTCGCTTTGCATAATCTTCAAGCAGTTTCTTTTGGTTTGTGATACTGTTGCTTTCGCCTTGCAGCTCGTCATCACGGGAAAGACACTCATACAATGGCGTGATTTTTGTGCTTTTCATTATGCACAACTCCTTTCTCGTTTTGACTCATACAGATAAATAAGTCTTTTATAGCATACAACACCTTTTGTATGTTTGGATTTGTCACCTAAATCATATCATAAAGGTTGAAAACTTTCTACTTATTTTTCCGCATTTAAGAAAAACGAAAAAATTCACAAACATTTTCATAGTGCAAAACGCCGAAATTGCTTAAATCACCTAAAAAGCATTGACGAAATCGGAAGAATGTGATATCATATATTTGTAGAAGAGTATATAGAGAGGGTTTGGCAAGTATGAAGCGACGGCGTAAAATTAATACATACATTTACTCGCGGCATAGGCGTAGATTTGCCTTTTTCCGTTATTCGTTCGCGGGTATTTATTAAGGTGTGTTCGTTTTCAAAGTATTTTGAAATCGGGCTCACCTTTTTTCGTTCTTACGCCGAAAATACAATAGGTGACTACATACCCGAAAGGAGCGTGCTGCCTATGAAAGAAAAAAACGCCGGATGTTCGCACTTCGGCATAAACAGAGAGCTGCGAAACAAGATGAAATTACAAAAAAGGAGGTCATGAAACATGAAACGCAAAACAAAAAAACCGGTTTCCGTTCTGCTTTGTATAGTACTGCTGCTTTCGCTTATACCACTGACGGCACTTGCGGATGAATCGAAGGCTGTAAAGATTACGGAAGAATCAAAGACCGCAGAGCTTGTTACGGATACGGCAAAGTTTATCTCTTTGGATGAGGCAAAAGAAATTGCACTCAAAGACGCCGAGCTTGACAGAAACAAACAAAAAATAACGTTCACCAAGGAAGAACTGAGCCGCAATAAAGGCAGACCCTGCTACCTGTTGGATTTTTATACAGGGGAAAATCAGTATCATTATGAGGTTGACGCAAAGACGGGAGAAGTTATCTACGGCAGAAGATATATTCTGCTTACCGAAGCAAAAAAGATTGCCGTTGATGATGCGGGCTGCACCGAAAAGGTTACCTTTACAGAGGAAGAATTGGTGGACGGCGGCATCAAAACGCCGTATTATCGGCTTATCTTTGCAGACAATAAAACACAGTGGACATACCGAATCAATGCGGTAAGCGGCGATATACTTGAAAAGAAAGAGAAGAATATCGGCGAGGCAGATTTAATCTCTTTGGAAAAAGCAAAATCAATAGCGCTTAATGATGCCGGTCTTGTTGAAAATGCGGAAAAGATTGTGTTCACCAAGGAGGAGCTAATCCGCAATCAGGGCAAGCCCTATTACCTGTTGGAGTTTTACACCGGTAAATATCAGTATCACTATGAGATTGATGCAAAGACGGGCGACATTATCTATGGCAGAAGATATATTCTGCTTGCCGATGCAAAAAGGATTGCCGTTGATGATGCCGAATGCAGCGACAAGGTTACTTTTTTGGAGGAGGAATTGGTAGACGGCGGTATTAAAACACCGTATTATCTGCTTGTCTTTGCAGACAACAATACGCAGTGGACATACCGAATCAATGCGATAAGCGGCGCTGTGATGGGAAAGCATATTGATGATATCAGCGGTACGAATTTTATTTCCTTGGAGGAAGCAAAGAAAATCGCACTGAAGGACGCCAAGCTTGATGAATACGCACAAAAAATTGTGTTCACCAAAGCCGAGCTTAACCGCAACCAAGGCAGACCCTGCTATATTTTGGAGTTTTACACAGGTAAATATCAGTATCACTATGAGATTGACGCAAAGACAGGCGAAATAATCTACGGCAGAAGATATATTCTGCTTGCCGACGCAAAAAAGATTGCCGTTGATGATGCCGGGTGCGCCGAAAAGGTTACCTTTACCGAAGAAGAGTTGGTAGACGGCGGCATTAAAACGCCTTACTACCGACTCGTATTTGCCGACAGGAAAACGCAGTGGACATACCGAATCAATGCGGTAAGCGGCGCTATACTTGAAAAGAAAAGCAAAATTATTGATGAGCCGGATTATATCTCCCTGGAAGAAGCAAAGAAGATTGCGCTTAAGGACGCAGAGCTTGACAAATACGCACAAAAAATTGTGTTCACCAAAGCCGAGCTGAATTATTATTATGGTAAGCGTTGCTATTTGTTGGAGTTTTATACGGGGGAAAATCTGTATTACTATCAGATTGATACAAAGACAGGAGAAATACTTTACGGCAGAAGATATATTCTGCTTGCCGACGCAAAAAAGATTGCCGTTGATGATGCCGAATGCAGCGACAGGGTTACCTTTTTGGAGGAAGAATTGGTAGACGGCGGCATTAAAACGCCTTATTATCATCTCGTATTTGCCGACAATAAGACGCAGTGGACATACCGAATCAATGCGGTGACGGGCAGCATACTCAAAAAGAAACAAAAGGACATCAAGGTAAAACCAGACACCGAATGGGAAAATCCGTTCGGTGACGTTAAGAAAAGAGATTGGTTTTACTTTTCGGTGAAATTCGCATATGATTTTGGATTGATGAAGGGTACCACCGAGATGGAATTCTCACCCGACTCTTATGTGACCAGGGCAATGTTTGTCATGATTATTTATCGTATGGAAAAAGAGCCGCAAGCCGGAGACTCCGTGTTTGTGGACGTTGAAATCGGCGGTTATTACGACAGGGCGGTTGCATGGGCAAATGCAAACGGCATTGTTTCCGGCGTTTCAAAAGACCGTTTTGCACCGAACGATCCGATTACCCGTGAACAGATGGCAACAATCCTTTACCGCTACGCAAATTTCAAGGGATATGACATAGAATCAAACGGCAACACGGCATACTCGGACAGCAGCTCTATTTCCGGCTATGCGAGGAACGCTGTAAGCTGGGCAGCTGCAAACCTGCTTATGAAAGGCAATGACGACGGCAGCTTTTTGCCGAATGCAAATGCAACAAGAGCGCAGGCAGCGGCTGTATTTGCCCGTATGATTGAAAATCTGGAATAAGGATGACCCGGTTGTAACATAAGGTATATTTTCAACGTATAAACCACTGTTGCAAAACGATGCGCAGGCATTGGCGATACAATGACAATGCTTGCGCATATCCCCTTAGGGCAGCCGCTTCGACTGCCCTTTTTTTTGTACCTGAGGCCTTGACTAACTTTGTATGTCTCACAAAAAACAGTTTATTATTTTAAAAAAATGATGCAGCTTTACAGATTTCAAAATTGTATATACGGAGGTTGATTTTGTGAAACGGACAATAACTTTAATGCTTGCGGCGTGCTGCCTGCTGCTGACTGCGTGCGATAATTCAAGCATCGGCATAATCGGCGGTTCAGACGGACCGACACAGGTATATATCAATAAAAGCAATGAAAATAAAGATTATGAACAGTATCTGACAGAACATTATGTCGATGAATCAAAGCTTCCGATACTTGATATAAACTTGGAAAAAAGATTTATATCCGACGATAGAGTTCTTATTACGGATGACTCGGTTGAAAATGAGTGGGAGCTGATGATTTATGAGTTTTATCACAATATGACGTCAGGCTCTTTTGGGAAGATGAAAGCTGTTATCGAAGATGAATCATTACTTGCGGCTGTAGAAAACGAAGAAAAGAATTTTAAGGACGGGATTTACTATAGTAAAATTTGCATTGATGATTTGGAGCTTTTGGAAAAAGATGACCTGAAAGATATTTCGGAGAAAAATAAGCGGGAAATTTACGAAAGACTGAATCATTTGGGCATAAGCGAATTTGGCATTGCAAAAGTCGAAACCGAATTAAAGCATAACGAGAAATCACTGAGTTTAGCTCCGCAAGTCGGTGACGGCGAGGTAACACGATATTATCTTATTGGCAAAAAGGCTGATACATATAAGATTTTTGAAGTTTATTGGGAAGAATTTTTAAATGACTGAGGGGGTGCGGATAATGAAGAAGATGGTTCTCGGCATTGCGGTAATTCTTTTTGCAATATGCATTGAAATATCCGCCGCAGGGCATTTGGAGTATATCACTTGGGGCATAGGCGCAATAGGGGTGGTAATATCCGTTGTGGGATATGCGGAAAACGGAAAAGGAGACAAGCAATGAAAAAAGCATTATTTATAGTACTCAAAATACTTTTAACGGCGGCAACTTTATTTGCAAGCTATTATGCTTTAATTATAATCGGTATGTTTTTGTTTTGGAACGGCATAAATCACATTATAGCATACATAGGTTTAATTGTTGTACCGTCACTTTTGCTGCCTTTGATATGGCTGAAAAAGAGAAAGAAGTTTTTAATAATTTGGTGTATCTGTGCCGCCGTGTACGGAGCCGCTCTCGGAACAAACTTCGGAATAATCAAATATAACAAAAGTATCACTGTTAATACTTCTCCGAACATTGATATTCATGAGTATCTGCCGTTTGATGAAGATTCCAAAATTGTAAAGACGGACAGCAAAACATTAAAGCTTACCGAAAATCTGCCGAGAATTGACGGGGCTGCTGCATTGTTTCCCGTATATTCCGCATTTGTGAACGCTGTATATCCGAATACGACAAAGCTGCACGATGGAATATTTGAGTATAACAATACTCCTGACGGCTATCGCCTTTTAGCGGAAAAAGAAACAGATATTTTCATCGGTGTGTATCCGTCCGATGAGCAAAGGGCATACGCAGAAGAAAACCAAACCACTTTTGAATATACGCCTATCGGAACGGAGGCATTTGTTTTCTTTGTTCACAAGGACAACCCTATCACCAATCTTACCACCGAGCAGATAAAAGATATTTATTCCGGCAAGATTACAAATTGGAAGGATGTCGGCGGAAAAAATGAGAAAATTGCCGCATTTCAGCGAAATGAGGGCAGCGGAAGCCAAAGTATGCTGAAACGTTTTATGGGTGATACGCCGATTACGGATGCGCCTACCGAAATGGTGAATGATTTAATGGCGGGCATTA is part of the Qingrenia yutianensis genome and harbors:
- a CDS encoding PepSY domain-containing protein, giving the protein MKRKTKKPVSVLLCIVLLLSLIPLTALADESKAVKITEESKTAELVTDTAKFISLDEAKEIALKDAELDRNKQKITFTKEELSRNKGRPCYLLDFYTGENQYHYEVDAKTGEVIYGRRYILLTEAKKIAVDDAGCTEKVTFTEEELVDGGIKTPYYRLIFADNKTQWTYRINAVSGDILEKKEKNIGEADLISLEKAKSIALNDAGLVENAEKIVFTKEELIRNQGKPYYLLEFYTGKYQYHYEIDAKTGDIIYGRRYILLADAKRIAVDDAECSDKVTFLEEELVDGGIKTPYYLLVFADNNTQWTYRINAISGAVMGKHIDDISGTNFISLEEAKKIALKDAKLDEYAQKIVFTKAELNRNQGRPCYILEFYTGKYQYHYEIDAKTGEIIYGRRYILLADAKKIAVDDAGCAEKVTFTEEELVDGGIKTPYYRLVFADRKTQWTYRINAVSGAILEKKSKIIDEPDYISLEEAKKIALKDAELDKYAQKIVFTKAELNYYYGKRCYLLEFYTGENLYYYQIDTKTGEILYGRRYILLADAKKIAVDDAECSDRVTFLEEELVDGGIKTPYYHLVFADNKTQWTYRINAVTGSILKKKQKDIKVKPDTEWENPFGDVKKRDWFYFSVKFAYDFGLMKGTTEMEFSPDSYVTRAMFVMIIYRMEKEPQAGDSVFVDVEIGGYYDRAVAWANANGIVSGVSKDRFAPNDPITREQMATILYRYANFKGYDIESNGNTAYSDSSSISGYARNAVSWAAANLLMKGNDDGSFLPNANATRAQAAAVFARMIENLE
- a CDS encoding PstS family phosphate ABC transporter substrate-binding protein, which produces MKKALFIVLKILLTAATLFASYYALIIIGMFLFWNGINHIIAYIGLIVVPSLLLPLIWLKKRKKFLIIWCICAAVYGAALGTNFGIIKYNKSITVNTSPNIDIHEYLPFDEDSKIVKTDSKTLKLTENLPRIDGAAALFPVYSAFVNAVYPNTTKLHDGIFEYNNTPDGYRLLAEKETDIFIGVYPSDEQRAYAEENQTTFEYTPIGTEAFVFFVHKDNPITNLTTEQIKDIYSGKITNWKDVGGKNEKIAAFQRNEGSGSQSMLKRFMGDTPITDAPTEMVNDLMAGIIEQVADYKSKTNSIGFSFRYYVEGIIKNPDIKMISIDGAAPTSENIRNGSYPMLTPIYAVTYKENQNGNVDKLLEWILSDEGQYIINETGYVGIKN
- a CDS encoding M28 family peptidase; the encoded protein is MKKFTSALIILMLLFTSTNYMILAEENIIDVSSMMTTIETLSANPRGYENKEIELARQFIIDKFNDYGLEVTTQEFETNLTDWNGNKFVAVNIIGTLKSNTEVKTDDILIIGAHYDGINNIPAANDNASGISVMLELIRLLHDIPTDTEIRFVAFDAEEMGLIGSEYYASHLGDDINRTIGMLNIDMIGSTKAGSVSIFSSNGNENYLSDILKKNKKYTNIAVSRDFGRSDHMSFYPKQIPDLNFAHKPIQNEYHCENDIIENINPNMLAYVANAVQIIALEIMSESTPSYISIAKPIPDNTVYTIENNIRIPFGWLTEFEKTTGIKLSQIPSADTNAVYQAKVKMFGMPEILTLTASSGIGVIGGVEHFSVNMQQVGITFEKLNEVLTNLFGSPSQNEIQETDTVIYDWHNIFGNTYSIILNKSNNTYSFHIVWYRGAPDAEGYTINGGELVRMEQAVGSVSVHITEKDGEIIHEEHKNLPSNTLPITDNAKRAWAKIKPYLSDDEINTIVFLCISTDGIGGGQPISIEKHIFDEEEFENKIKSIKDKEYYMDYSPTGTYLYLDDIDLLNSQGNCFVESNLSKNLSIARATARGKGCTDIPSEWAVNDVVNAIKADILPSELQSNYQTNITREQFCDLAFALLEKISGLKWHTAQDMLFEDTNNMSVGTLYKQGIINGKAKGIFAPHDFITREEAATILDRICEYVDISGNDVYDFRFHDDEAISEWAKSGVYHMQFIGIMNGVGDDLFAPQDTYTVEQAILTMVRIYDYH